Proteins encoded by one window of Camelus dromedarius isolate mCamDro1 chromosome 27, mCamDro1.pat, whole genome shotgun sequence:
- the ICAM3 gene encoding intercellular adhesion molecule 3 isoform X1, protein MVLSGLLSRACWTSLNYLLLIGCLLPPGTQGQEFLMRVEPKDPVLPAGVSFSVNCSVDCPHPERISLETNLLKETVGRGLGWAAFHLSNVTGDTTVLCSGFCNGSQIAGSSRVTVYRFPERVELAPLPRWQSVGRHLNLSCLVSGGVPRSHLEVVLLHGEEELGRQTVANEEPVEVMVTVLASRDDHGANFSCRTELDLRSQGLGLFQNHSAPRKLRTFAMPMIPPRLAVPRFSEVETSWPVNCTLDGLFPVSEAQVQLALGDQMLNTTVMSHGDTLTATATAKAEQEGVQEIVCKVTLGDESRETRENVTVYNLQGPILTLSEPNATEGTTMTVTCKAGPRVQVTLDGIPAAAPGQPSQLQLNVTERDDRRTFFCYATLKVHGETLHSNRSVQLRVLYGPKIDRAQCPQRLTWKDKTMHILQCPVRGNPNPQLQCLQEGSKFKVPIGIPFLVRLNYSGTYYCQAVSSQGTDSLTVMMYVQDQNPIAVTITLGVLTILGLVIATAALLYVFRVQKRSDIYHLKKKSSWLPLTSKQPDEAVAEESS, encoded by the exons ATGGTGCTCTCTGGGTTACTGTCCAGGGCCTGCTGGACTTCGCTCAACTACCTGCTTCTGATCGGCTGTCTGCTGCCCCCAG GTACCCAGGGGCAGGAGTTCCTGATGCGAGTGGAGCCGAAGGACCCAGTGTTGCCTGCTGGAGTATCCTTCTCAGTAAATTGCAGTGTAGATTGCCCCCACCCTGAACGCATCTCCCTGGAGACGAACCTACTCAAGGAGACGGTGGGCCGTGGCTTGGGCTGGGCAGCCTTCCATCTCAGCAATGTGACTGGTGATACCACGGTCCTCTGCTCTGGCTTCTGCAATGGCTCCCAGATAGCAGGATCCTCTAGAGTCACAGTGTACC GGTTCCCTGAGCGCGTGGAGCTGGCCCCCCTCCCCCGCTGGCAATCGGTGGGCAGGCACCTCAACCTGAGCTGCCTGGTGTCCGGAGGGGTGCCCCGGTCCCACCTAGAGGTGGTGCTGCTCCacggggaggaggagctgggccgGCAAACAGTAGCAAACGAGGAGCCCGTCGAGGTCATGGTCACAGTGCTGGCAAGCAGAGACGACCACGGCGCCAATTTTTCTTGCCGCACGGAACTGGACCTGCGGTCCCAAGGGCTGGGACTGTTCCAGAACCATTCGGCCCCCAGGAAGCTCCGAACCTTCG CCATGCCCATGATCCCCCCGCGCCTCGCTGTCCCCCGATTCTCGGAGGTGGAAACGTCGTGGCCAGTGAACTGCACTTTGGATGGGTTGTTTCCAGTCTCGGAGGCCCAGGTCCAACTGGCGCTGGGGGACCAGATGCTGAATACCACAGTCATGAGCCACGGGGACACGCTCACGGCCACAGCGACAGCAAAAGCAGAGCAGGAGGGCGTCCAGGAGATTGTCTGTAAAGTGACCTTGGGGGACGAGAGCCGGGAGACCAGAGAGAACGTGACCGTCTATA ACTTACAGGGGCCCATCCTGACCCTGAGCGAGCCTAACGCCACTGAGGGGACCACAATGACCGTGACTTGCAAGGCTGGACCCAGAGTCCAGGTCACGCTGGACGGAATTCCAGCCGCAGCACCGGGACAGCCCTCCCAGCTTCAGCTAAACGTCACAGAGAGGGACGACAGGCGCACCTTCTTCTGCTATGCCACCCTCAAGGTGCATGGGGAGACCTTGCACAGTAACAGGAGTGTCCAGTTGCGTGTCCTGT ACGGCCCCAAGATTGACCGAGCTCAATGTCCCCAGCGCTTGACGTGGAAAGATAAGACTATGCATATCCTGCAGTGCCCGGTCCGGGGCAACCCGAACCCCCAGCTACAGTGTTTGCAGGAAGGCTCCAAGTTCAAGGTGCCCATCGGGATCCCATTCCTCGTCAGGTTAAACTATAGTGGTACCTACTACTGCCAGGCGGTCAGCTCACAGGGCACAGACAGTCTGACAGTGATGATGTACGTTCAAG ATCAGAACCCCATCGCCGttaccatcaccttgggggtgTTAACTATCCTGGGCCTTGTGATTGCCACCGCGGCCTTATTGTACGTCTTCCGGGTGCAGAAGCGGAGTGACATCTACCATTTGAAGAAAAAGAGCTCCTGGCTGCCCCTCACGTCTAAACAGCCCGACGAGGCTGTGGCAGAGGAGTCATCCTGA
- the ICAM3 gene encoding intercellular adhesion molecule 3 isoform X2, with amino-acid sequence MRVEPKDPVLPAGVSFSVNCSVDCPHPERISLETNLLKETVGRGLGWAAFHLSNVTGDTTVLCSGFCNGSQIAGSSRVTVYRFPERVELAPLPRWQSVGRHLNLSCLVSGGVPRSHLEVVLLHGEEELGRQTVANEEPVEVMVTVLASRDDHGANFSCRTELDLRSQGLGLFQNHSAPRKLRTFAMPMIPPRLAVPRFSEVETSWPVNCTLDGLFPVSEAQVQLALGDQMLNTTVMSHGDTLTATATAKAEQEGVQEIVCKVTLGDESRETRENVTVYNLQGPILTLSEPNATEGTTMTVTCKAGPRVQVTLDGIPAAAPGQPSQLQLNVTERDDRRTFFCYATLKVHGETLHSNRSVQLRVLYGPKIDRAQCPQRLTWKDKTMHILQCPVRGNPNPQLQCLQEGSKFKVPIGIPFLVRLNYSGTYYCQAVSSQGTDSLTVMMYVQDQNPIAVTITLGVLTILGLVIATAALLYVFRVQKRSDIYHLKKKSSWLPLTSKQPDEAVAEESS; translated from the exons ATGCGAGTGGAGCCGAAGGACCCAGTGTTGCCTGCTGGAGTATCCTTCTCAGTAAATTGCAGTGTAGATTGCCCCCACCCTGAACGCATCTCCCTGGAGACGAACCTACTCAAGGAGACGGTGGGCCGTGGCTTGGGCTGGGCAGCCTTCCATCTCAGCAATGTGACTGGTGATACCACGGTCCTCTGCTCTGGCTTCTGCAATGGCTCCCAGATAGCAGGATCCTCTAGAGTCACAGTGTACC GGTTCCCTGAGCGCGTGGAGCTGGCCCCCCTCCCCCGCTGGCAATCGGTGGGCAGGCACCTCAACCTGAGCTGCCTGGTGTCCGGAGGGGTGCCCCGGTCCCACCTAGAGGTGGTGCTGCTCCacggggaggaggagctgggccgGCAAACAGTAGCAAACGAGGAGCCCGTCGAGGTCATGGTCACAGTGCTGGCAAGCAGAGACGACCACGGCGCCAATTTTTCTTGCCGCACGGAACTGGACCTGCGGTCCCAAGGGCTGGGACTGTTCCAGAACCATTCGGCCCCCAGGAAGCTCCGAACCTTCG CCATGCCCATGATCCCCCCGCGCCTCGCTGTCCCCCGATTCTCGGAGGTGGAAACGTCGTGGCCAGTGAACTGCACTTTGGATGGGTTGTTTCCAGTCTCGGAGGCCCAGGTCCAACTGGCGCTGGGGGACCAGATGCTGAATACCACAGTCATGAGCCACGGGGACACGCTCACGGCCACAGCGACAGCAAAAGCAGAGCAGGAGGGCGTCCAGGAGATTGTCTGTAAAGTGACCTTGGGGGACGAGAGCCGGGAGACCAGAGAGAACGTGACCGTCTATA ACTTACAGGGGCCCATCCTGACCCTGAGCGAGCCTAACGCCACTGAGGGGACCACAATGACCGTGACTTGCAAGGCTGGACCCAGAGTCCAGGTCACGCTGGACGGAATTCCAGCCGCAGCACCGGGACAGCCCTCCCAGCTTCAGCTAAACGTCACAGAGAGGGACGACAGGCGCACCTTCTTCTGCTATGCCACCCTCAAGGTGCATGGGGAGACCTTGCACAGTAACAGGAGTGTCCAGTTGCGTGTCCTGT ACGGCCCCAAGATTGACCGAGCTCAATGTCCCCAGCGCTTGACGTGGAAAGATAAGACTATGCATATCCTGCAGTGCCCGGTCCGGGGCAACCCGAACCCCCAGCTACAGTGTTTGCAGGAAGGCTCCAAGTTCAAGGTGCCCATCGGGATCCCATTCCTCGTCAGGTTAAACTATAGTGGTACCTACTACTGCCAGGCGGTCAGCTCACAGGGCACAGACAGTCTGACAGTGATGATGTACGTTCAAG ATCAGAACCCCATCGCCGttaccatcaccttgggggtgTTAACTATCCTGGGCCTTGTGATTGCCACCGCGGCCTTATTGTACGTCTTCCGGGTGCAGAAGCGGAGTGACATCTACCATTTGAAGAAAAAGAGCTCCTGGCTGCCCCTCACGTCTAAACAGCCCGACGAGGCTGTGGCAGAGGAGTCATCCTGA